In Longimicrobium sp., a single window of DNA contains:
- a CDS encoding helix-turn-helix domain-containing protein, with protein LAATNKDLEEEIKGGRFREDLYYRLNVIPLHVPPLRERREDIAMLVRHFVESYSREANLRPKPISDDALDRMQRMDWPGNVRELRNTVERLLILASGASITADDVELLVGGKMKGGALSGDLLGCATFAEFKEAAERAFIVQKLRENDWNVSETARILDMPRSNLYKKIERYELVREG; from the coding sequence TGTTGGCGGCGACCAACAAGGACCTGGAAGAGGAGATCAAGGGCGGCCGGTTCCGCGAAGACCTGTACTACCGGCTGAACGTGATCCCGCTGCACGTTCCGCCACTCCGCGAACGGCGCGAAGACATCGCCATGCTGGTGCGCCACTTCGTGGAGTCGTACTCCCGCGAGGCCAACCTGCGCCCCAAGCCGATCAGCGACGACGCGCTGGACCGCATGCAGCGCATGGACTGGCCGGGCAACGTCCGCGAGCTGCGCAACACGGTGGAGCGCCTGCTGATCCTGGCCTCCGGCGCATCCATCACCGCGGACGACGTGGAGCTGCTGGTGGGCGGCAAGATGAAGGGCGGCGCGCTCTCCGGGGACCTGCTGGGCTGCGCCACCTTCGCCGAGTTCAAGGAAGCGGCCGAGCGCGCGTTCATCGTGCAGAAGCTGCGCGAGAACGACTGGAACGTGTCGGAGACGGCGCGCATTCTCGACATGCCGCGCTCCAACCTCTACAAGAAGATCGAGCGCTACGAACTGGTCCGCGAGGGATGA